GTAGTCGTGCCTTTGGATCAGATTGGCATCGGCTATTGGCTGGCGGCCATGTTTGGCAGTCCGACAACTACCGGTTCCGGCGATCCTTATACCCACGTTTTCAAAATTACCGGCCAACAACCGTCTCTGGCGCTGGAACAGCAATACACGGATATTGCAGCGTATGAATTGTTTAACGGCTGTAAAATCAACAAATTTTCCTTTACCTACGGCGGCGAACAAGAGCTGACTGCCAATATCGATCTAATGGGTGCGAAAAGAACCATTGGAACGGCTCCCTTCGCAGCATCTTTGCAGGATGTCTCGCTCCTTAAATTCAGCAATTTTCAAGGATCAATTGAAGAAGGCGGCTCGCCGCTTGCGATTGTGACCGAAGCCAGCCTTAACCTGGATTGTGGCCTGGACGGCAATACGTATGCAATTGGCAGCGGCGGTTATCGAACTGGCCTGCCGGAAGGATACCTGCAGATTTCCGGCAATATCAAGGCATTTTTTGAAGATGCGGTGCTTCTCAATAAAGCAATAAATAACACCAAAACATCGTTGAATTTTAAATTCGTTAATGGCAGTCACAGCTTGGGCTTTTATATGGAAGAAGCAGTTTTTCAGCAGACTTCACCCGGTATAGATAATGAAAAAGGCATCATCATCACTCTCCCCTTTAAGGCGTTTTACAATAGCGGCGCCAATGGCAGTGCTATTGTAGCAACGTTGATCAATAATTGTGCTTCTTATGCAGTAGCTTAAAAGGCAGAAATTTTAAAGAAACGTTGTAATCGGTTTTAAGAATGTACTGGGACAGCTAAAACCTCATGCCTAAGGTTAAAAGAATTGACCTTAAGTATGGGGTTTTTAAACAAAATGATGGTACTGTCATTCGCAGGCGAAGCGGACCGGAAACGACGAAGAAAAGCGGTTTATTAGTAATGAC
This window of the Veillonellales bacterium genome carries:
- a CDS encoding phage tail tube protein, producing MARAKGYNSQLALGFESTYGKTPATVQGYNMPFSQSKISAAQNLIESSTIRGRRDKEQPALGNIDVSGSVVVPLDQIGIGYWLAAMFGSPTTTGSGDPYTHVFKITGQQPSLALEQQYTDIAAYELFNGCKINKFSFTYGGEQELTANIDLMGAKRTIGTAPFAASLQDVSLLKFSNFQGSIEEGGSPLAIVTEASLNLDCGLDGNTYAIGSGGYRTGLPEGYLQISGNIKAFFEDAVLLNKAINNTKTSLNFKFVNGSHSLGFYMEEAVFQQTSPGIDNEKGIIITLPFKAFYNSGANGSAIVATLINNCASYAVA